From a region of the Salvelinus alpinus chromosome 2, SLU_Salpinus.1, whole genome shotgun sequence genome:
- the LOC139549019 gene encoding zinc finger protein 180-like: MSSLNYSPPVKEEDKVCWTEKEALGLNIVVKEEEEEEDVTVKQEVEGEAVTVKEEEKDVSVKEEENAVFGMKDEEGEITITLEEDEEEKTGDLINTSKYRERCDYRGISGEPQQPQQPHDADKAEKSLSRSELLKKRQQRPTGKKSHCCSDCGKCCKSSSELKIHQRTHTGEKPYSCDQCGKSFTKSSSLTVHQRTHKGEKPYGCAQCGKSFTTSSHLTVHQRTHTGEKPYSCDQCGKSFATSSHLTAHQRTHTGEKPYSCDQCGKSFAKSSSLTTHQRTHTGEKPYSCDQCRKSFSTSSNLTNHHRTHTGDNPCCDLCGKSFSTPSYLTIHHRTHTGEKPYSCDQCRKGFSSSSYLTVHQRIHTGEKPYSCDQCEKRFSSSRYLTIHHRTHTRENPYSCDQCGKSFTWPKSLNIHKRTHTGEEIL, translated from the exons atgagctccctaaactactcccctcctgttaaagaagaggataaggtctgctggacggagaaagaagctctggggctgaacattgtcgtgaaagaggaggaggaagaagaggatgtcacagtaaaacaagaagtagagggtgaggctgttacagtgaaagaagaggagaaagacgtttcagtgaaagaagaggaaaatGCCGTTTTTGGAATGAAGGATGAAGAGGGGGAGATTACTATCACATTAGAGGAGGACGAAGAAGAGAAGACtggagatctgattaacaccagtaaataca gagagagatgtgACTATCGTGGAatctctggggagcctcaacagcCTCAACAGCCTCATGATGCTgacaaggcagagaagagtctctccagatcagaactcctcaagaaacgccagcagagacccacagggaagaaatctcactgctgctctgactgtgggaaatgttgcaaatcttcatcagaacttaaaatacaccagagaacacacacaggagagaaaccttatagctgtgatcaatgtgggaagagttttactaaatctagctctctgactgtacaccagagaacacacaaaggagagaaaccatatggctgtgctcaatgtgggaagagttttactacatctagccatctgactgtacaccagagaacacacacaggagagaaaccatatagctgtgatcaatgtgggaagagttttgctacatctagccatctgactgcacaccagagaacacacacaggagagaaaccatatagctgtgatcaatgtgggaagagttttgctaaaTCTAGCTCCCTGActacacaccagagaacacacacaggagagaaaccatatagctgtgatcaatgtaggaagagtttttctacatctagcaatctaactaaccaccatagaacacacacaggagataatcCGTGCTGTGAtctatgtgggaagagtttttctactcctagctatctaactatacaccatagaacacacacaggagagaaaccttatagctgtgatcaatgtaggaagggtttttcttcttctagctatctaactgtacaccagagaatacacacaggagagaaaccttatagctgtgatcaatgtgagaaGAGATTTTCTTCTTCTcgctatctaactatacaccatagaacacacacaagagagaatccatatagctgtgatcaatgtgggaagagttttacttggCCAAAAAGCCTGAATATACACAAGCGGACACACACAGgggaagagatactctga